A single Eubalaena glacialis isolate mEubGla1 chromosome 18, mEubGla1.1.hap2.+ XY, whole genome shotgun sequence DNA region contains:
- the LOC133078536 gene encoding zinc finger protein OZF-like isoform X3, with protein sequence MLENLSLIASLGCWRAVGTEEAASEQCVSVEQVTQDRNPNPDLSILKTLTSDTGALGEKDVLYLAEHQGVHPGLKPSSSGACGKMFTSHLQQHQKQPSGEKHLRREENGALLVTSCKVFLPNNMFTCGEVEKAFLGSLGFPQHQPSHDGQHPRRSSQSREVSHPGQGHYECSECGKAFSKKYKFTEHLRVHTGEKPYGCSDCGKFFRLRGGLSHHRRVHTGEKPFDCSKCGKVFIYKCKLVQHQRVHTGERPYECNECGKAYARKDSLVQHQKVHTGEKPHKCSECGKLFLYRNKLLVHQRIHTGEKPFKCTECGKSFSYKTSLIIHQRTHTGERPHMCSECGKAYVNKKSLIVHQRIHNGEKVYGCKKCGNFFISSFALNKHQNVHTAQRRYECSECGKAFKRKIRLAEHQRIHTGERPYECNECGKAFKLKNTLVSHRNVHTRAKPFQCSECGKPYSNKTSLVVHQRIHTGVKPFQCNECGKPYSYRTSLIVHQRIHTGERPYECSSLYVAPSS encoded by the coding sequence TCCAAATCCAGACCTATCTATCCTGAAGACTCTTACTTCAGATACAGGTGCCCTGGGAGAGAAAGACGTTTTGTACCTGGCTGAGCACCAAGGAGTGCATCCTGGGCTGAAACCGTCCTCTTCTGGGGCCTGTGGGAAAATGTTCACTTCTCACCTACAACAGCACCAGAAGCAGCCCAGTGGAGAGAAACACCTCAGAAGGGAAGAGAACGGGGCCTTGCTTGTGACGAGCTGCAAAGTCTTTTTACCCAACAATATGTTCACATGTGGAGAGGTTGAGAAGGCTTTCCTAGGCAGCTTGGGCTTTCCCCAGCACCAGCCCTCCCACGATGGACAGCATCCACGTAGAAGCAGTCAGAGCAGGGAGGTCTCTCACCCTGGGCAAGGGCATTACGAGTGCAGCGAATGTGGCAAAGCCTTCAGTAAGAAGTATAAATTCACGGAGCACCTgagagttcacactggagaaaaacctTATGGGTGCAGCGACTGCGGGAAGTTCTTCAGACTCAGGGGGGGTCTTTCTCATCATCGGAGAGTTCACACAGGAGAAAAGCCTTTTGATTGCAGTAAATGTGGGAAAGTCTTCATCTACAAATGTAAACTTGTTCAGCACCAAAGAGTCCACACTGGAGAAAGACCCTATGagtgtaatgaatgtgggaaagcctatGCCCGCAAGGATTCACTTGTCCAGCACCAAAAggtccacactggagagaaacctcataaatgcagtgaatgtgggaagcTCTTCCTTTACAGAAATAAACTTCTTGTGCACCAGAGGATCCATACTGGAGAAAAGCCTTTTAAGTGCACCGAATGTGGGAAGTCCTTCAGTTATAAAACCAGTCTTATTATCCACCAGAGAAcccacactggagaaaggcctcaTATGTGCAGTGAGTGTGGGAAAGCCTATGTCAACAAAAAAAGTCTTATTGTACACCAGAGAATTCACAATGGAGAAAAAGTTTATGGGTGTAAGAAATGTGGGAACTTCTTTATAAGCAGCTTTGCCCTCAATAAACACCAGAATGTTCACACTGCACAAAGGCgttatgagtgcagtgaatgtgggaaagctttcaaGAGGAAAATCAGACTTGCTGAGCACCAGAGAATCCACACTGGAGAAAGACCCTATGagtgtaatgaatgtgggaaagccttcaagCTAAAGAATACACTTGTTAGCCACCGAAATGTCCACACTAGAGCAAAGCCTTTtcagtgcagtgaatgtgggaagcCCTACAGTAACAAAACAAGTCTTGTTGTCCACCAGAGAATCCACACTGGAGTAAAGCCTTTTCAGTGCAATGAATGTGGGAAGCCTTACAGTTACAGAACAAGTCTTATTGTCCACCAGAGAAtccacactggagaaaggccttatgagtgtaGTTCTTTGTATGTAGCTCCAAGCtcataa